The region TTCAGGAAGTAAATATGAAAAAAAATATTTGTATTACTCTTGGCGATCCTAATGGTCTTGGACCTGAATTGGTCTGTCGTCTGCTGTCTGAGCGCAAAACGGACCGTGCTTATTTGATGATTGGTCCAGAGAATGGTCTGCTCTATCACCTTGATAAGCTGGGGCTGGAAAAATTTTATACCGTGCTTGATGATCCGGAGCAGATTGTTGATGCGGAGCCGGGATACTATCTTTATTCCCCGGCAGTGCTGAATGATTTTGAATTGCAGGTCGGCAAGGCAGAGCCCGAGGGCGGACGCTGTGCCGGTGAAGCCATGGAAACGGCAATGGATCTTCTGAACCGGAAAGTTCTGGCCGGGCTGGTTACCTGTCCTTTGAATAAAGCCATGCTGCAACTGGCTGGATTTGATTTTCCGGGACATACTGAATTTCTGGCGACCCGTTCCGGCGTAGGGCGCGAGAATGTCTGCATGCATCTGGGCGGGCCCAAGCTTAAGGTCAGTCTCGTTACCACCCATCCGAGATTCACTGATATTCCGGGACTGGTTACAGAAGAGCGTATCTTGCGCTGCATTGAGTTGACTGACGGACTGGTAAAATCTCTGGGGCTTGATAAGCCCATTGCTGTTTGCGGACTGAATCCCCATGCCGGTGAGTCCGGACGTATCGGTGATGAGGAGATCAATGTTATTGAACCTGCCATTGCGCAGGCTCGGGCCAAAGGCTTTGATGTCGAAGGCCCTTTTCCGGGTGATACTGTTTTTTATTTTGCGGCTCAGGGCGAATTCAGCGCAGTTCTGGCCATGTATCACGATCAGGGACTGGCTCCCCTAAAGCTGCTCCATTTCAGCGAAGCGGTGAATATCACTCTCGGCCTGCCTTTTCCGCGCACTTCCCCTGATCACGGAACCGGCTACGATATTACCGGAACCGGCAAAGCCTCCCTGAAAAGTTTTAAAGTCGCCATGGATTGCGCCGAAATGATGGTTGATGCATAGCGTAAAATCTAATTAGTTCTTTTTGCCCGTAAGTAATTATGCTTACGGGCTTTTTGTTTTTTGCGAATCATCCGTAAGATTGGCGGCATTGGAAAGTGGAGATCTTTTTTATGTTGGACGTAAATTTTAAGTTGGGTTATCTTTAGGGTAATTATTCTGTGTCTTATAGCGAGTAAGCACTTTTCTTATTTCTACCCGGAGAGCGATTACATGAGTTGGGTATCTAGAAGTTTGTCGCGAGTGATTCTATTGCCGATAATAATATCTATTTTAGTAGGTATAGGGGGACTGGTCATTTACGTTCAGGATTCTTCCTATAAAATTGTTCTTGAGAACTCGATGGAATCAGCTGCGAGCCAGACCTCAATTATTGCTTCGTCCCTCAATCTTTTTATCACTGATACCGTGGCGGTGGTTAAAAGCCTCTCCAGGCTTGATGCAGTAGATGATATTTTTAAAGGAAAAACTGCGTCAGCCAGAAATCTATTTAAAGAAACCATGCTTAATAATGATGTTATCTGGGCAGTTCTGGCTTTCGACCGTAACGGTATGATCTTATCGGGGTTAACGAATCAGGGTACGGATCTGGAGGGGGTGGATATAAGCTCACGTGATTATGTAAAAGCGGTGCTGCAAGGCCAGGATACATACATTACGAAGTCGGTTTTCAGGTCCAAGACTGACAAAAGTCTGCTTTTCGGAGCAAGTGCCGCAGTTAAGGATGAGCGTGGAAACGTATTAGGCGGAGTAGCGGTTTTCGGTGATTGGATGAAATTCGCCAACCTTTTTGTCAAACCTGTTGTTGTCGGGACTGAAGGGTACGGAGTCGTCACGGATTCTTCCGGGGTGGTTCTTTATCATCCGTCAGAAAAATTGATTCTGGAAGATTTAAGTTCTTATAATTTTATGAAAAAAGCGCTTGCCGCAGGTAATGGAAAAGAATTTTACGATTGGCATGGCCGTAATAAAGCTATGATTTTTAAAACTGATCCCAAGACCGGCTGGGTGGTAATGCTTACCGCTTACGAGAGTGATATGGCCTCGGCTGCCGTGATGCAGCGTAATGTCCTGATAGTTGTAGGTCTTCTGATTGTTTTGGTTGTTTTTGGTATTGTTTATTTTTCTGTTCGTAAGCTGGTTGTCGTTCCTGTGGGTGAAGGGATGCGGGTGGCCGGAAAAATGGCAGACGGAGATCTTACTGAATCGGTTGCAAGTAATTCACCTAATGAGATAGGTCGGCTGATGCGTTCATTAGGAAGTATGATCTCCTCCCTGCGTGATGTTGTTGTCGGGGTAAAGTCTGCCGCTGAGCAGGTTGCTGCCGGAAGCGAGGAAGTCTCCGCCTCCGCCCAGCATCTTTCGGCTGGGGCAACTGAACAGGCGGCGTCGGTTGAGCAGGTCGCCGCTTCCATCAATCAGATGACCGGAAATATTTCCAAAAATACCGAGCTCGCCGAAGAAACCCGCGGGATAGCGATTAAAACAGCCCGTGAGGCGGAAGAAGGCGGAGCAGCGGTTTCCCGAACCGTGAATGCCATGCAGGAAATAGCGGAAAAGACTTCCATCATTGAAGAGATCGCGCGCCAGACCAACCTGCTGGCCCTAAATGCAGCGATTGAGGCCGCCAGAGCAGGGGAGCACGGTAAGGGATTTGCCGTAGTCGCTTCCGAAGTGCGTAAACTCGCGGAAAGGAGCGGAGGAGCAGCCGGGGAAATCCGGGAGCTTACCGGATCAAGTCTGGAGGTTGCCGAAAAAGCAAAGCTGGTGCTTGATAAGATGATTCAGGATATCAACCGTAACGAGGAAATGGTAGCTGAAGTGGCGGCGGGTAACCGCGAGCAATATGAAGGCGGGAAACAGATATCAAAGGCCATAACCCAGCTTGATGAAGTGGTACAACGTAATGCCGCCTTTGCGGAAGAACTCTCTTCCACTTCAGAAGAACTCTCCGCTCAGGCCGTTAAATTACAGGATACGATGGATTTTTTCACTGTTCGGGAATACGGTTCCCGGAGAACTGATTCCATTGGTACAGAGTCGGAAAAGATGCCCGCGTTGAAGAGGGGATATGAAAAATTTTAGCTATGCCGAAGCTGACAAATCGTAAATGAGACTTATTTTATAAGTAAGGAACAGCTAACCTGGAGGAGATGTCGAGGGCATCATTTTTTGATGTCCGTATAGCCGCGATCCCGTATTCCTGATTACAGTATGTGGTTGCCCGGTCCGGACAGGATGGCAACTTTTTACGTCAGGTTGTTCAATCTGTTTGAGGTTCACTGGAACATTGAGACAGCTGTGTATAGCCGGAAAATACCGGCAGGAACAGAGGTCGGTTCTGGACTTCTTTCGTGAAGCGCAAGAGCGGTGTGAGATCTCCTCCTGTTTACATAAATCATGGTTTTGTTTGGATTGAAATGCGGAGCAACTTGTTGTTCCGCATTTCTTTTCGGGCTTAAATCTTGCCCTCTGCTATTAATAAGTACATAATACAGAGAACTAAAACCGGAGTTTATGAATGAATCTCAGGAGTTTTAAAATATGCGTAGTGATCTCTTTTTTATTGCTGGGACTCAATGCAGGTAACCTGCACGCAGATAACATTGTCTACCTGACTTCACTTGAATGGCCTCCTTATGTGGGACAACTTCTTCCAGGCAAGGGGACAAGTGCTGTGACCGTCCGTAAAGCTTTTGCCGCCATGGGTTATGATCTTAGGATTTTATTTCTTCCATGGAAAAGAACCATGCACAAGGTTGATACGGATTCTAAGGTAATTGGCTATTTCCCGGAATATTACTCTAGAGATAGGGCTGAAAAGTATATTTTTTCAAACAGTTATGGATGTAGCCCTATCGGCCTGCTGGAGCGGAAGAAAAACCCGGCGGCTTGGGAGACAGTTGACGATCTTGCAGGACTTCGGGTCGGCTTCGTGAGCGGTTATGTCAATACCCGGGAGCTGGATGACGCCATTGCCAACGGAACAATCAAAGCTGATTTTACCTCCACGGATAAGAGCAATATAATGAAGCTCATAAAAGGCAGAATTGATTACGCTGTAGTTGATCCGATGGTTTACAGATATATGGCTGAGACTGATCCCGAAGTAAAAAAATATAATAATCTTGTCCAGATTAAGCCTCGGAATTTCGGGGTGAATGAGCTCTTTGTCGCCTTCAGAAAAGATAGGCAGGGCCGCTTTTATGCTCGTATTTTTAACGAAGGCCTTAAGAAAATCGGCATCGGCAATTCATGCGAAAATGATGATAAAACCATAAGTTCCCAGTAATAGCCCCGTGTTGCAGGAGATAGTTGAATGTCCATTAATGAAATTTCATACTCCAGCTTTGAAAATCCAGCCCTTTACCTGATCTCCCTGCTTCTTAATCCGAAAGAATTATCGCAGGATACACCTATTCCATCCGATTTAGGTCTCCTGTATTTTAATGAAATTGATCTTTTGCAGGAACGGGGGCGCGTTCCGCAACTGATGCTTGATTTTACCCTTGAAAAAGGAGTCTTCCGCGCGGTTTATTTCGGGTATGTCTCTCCTTTCAAGCTGCACTACACGGAATTGAAAATGGATGATTTACCTGCTTCAACGTCTGTTTTTTCTAAAGGAAATGAATTGTTTATACCCATGGAAGCCGCACGCCCCGTGAAAGGTTGCCCGCAGGAACCTGATTGGAACATACTGGCTGGAAGCCTGTCTTTATGGCGCGCCTGTATCGCTCTTCCAACAGTTTGTGATGAATCGCTCGGAAAGTATTTTTCTAAAATGAAATCTGTTTCCCGCTATCAGTGGAGTAATGATAGTTATGAAAAACATGGTGATAGCATTTTTGAAACATGGTCTTCATGTATTCCCTGCGGCGAATCGGCTGATACAGATATTTCAATTTCTCTTGTTAACGGATTGCTCGCCGAGGTGAAAATCTGAATTACTTTCTGTGTTACTCTTCGCTTTTTCTGCAATGTACAGCTACTTGCCGTAATGCTTCAAACTTGACTTAAGTTACCCGGCTGGATAAGTCTTGCCCTCGTTTATTTCTGGGGGGAATGTGGTTAAATTTAATTTTTGGGGAGAATTCTGCGATTCCGATTTAGAGGAATCTTTTCAGAATAAACAGTGGCCTTCTGTCCGCTTCAGGCTCCTTTTTTTATACGTTATTACTATTGCAACCTGTGTGGCAGGGGTATACAGCGATTTTTACGACCTCGGTTTAGGGTCAGGGTTTCATACTGTTTTAGTAGGAAGAGCGTGGGCATGTTTTTTCGGGATGTTCGCTTTTGTCTTTCTTCTGGTGGATAAAGTCAGACCAGGTTTGCAGTATAGCGCTATGGCCCTGTGCATGTTTTCTTTTTTACTTATGGAATCTCTTGAGCTGTTGGTAAAAGCCAGCGCCATAGGTTCTTTAAGTGTACCGAGCACTGTTTTTGTTGTAATGGCTTACTATATCCTGCTTCCTCCGCGTTTGCTCCCCTCCATTACAGCAGCGTTTGCCGGTTCTATTATGTATCTGTATGCGCTTTCCACAGTAGTTCCAATTCAGTCTGGAACATTCATAAATTCAAGTAGTTATTTTTTTATTGTAAATAGTTTCGGGCTGTTTTTCCTGTCTACATTCGGTAGATCCCTGCGCCGGGAGTATGCTGCTATCAAAGATTTGAAACGGTTAGTGGAATTTGACGAACTTACCGGGGTCTACAGCAGACGCAAGGTTCTTGAGGCCGGAGGAGATCTGTTTAAATCCGCCCTTCGTTTTGATCATAAGCTGGCGGTTCTGCTTATGGACATTGATCATTTCAAGAAAGTAAACGATGACCACGGTCACCATGCCGGAGATGCGGTTCTCAAAGAGACAACCAGACGCTGTTCTGAACTTCTGCGGGAAGTGGATTATTTCGGTCGTCTGGGTGGGGAGGAGTTTGTAATTATCCTGCCTCATTCCAGCTTGTTTGATGGAGTCAAAGTAGCCGAACGGTTACGCCGCTGCATCCGGGAGAGGATGTTTCAAGTTGATGAATCATACCTGCCGGCTTCGATCAGTGTCGGAGTGGCGGAGCTTGATGAGCATGAAAATTTTGCCGCTTTATTGCAGGATGCCGACGAACAGTTATACCGGGCAAAGAATAGTGGAAGAAATCAGGTCTGCCCGGCTATGTTGAGGGTAATCAAACCGCCCCTCAAACCAGTCGAAATTTGTGTTGAATAAATGAGAAAGGGAAGAAAGCACAGGCTTTCTTCCCTTTGTTTTTTATCTTGTGAGTTTTCTGTATTTGATGCGATGTGGCTGGTCCGCGTCTTTTCCCAGTCTTTTTTTGCGGTCTTCTTCGTATTCTGAATATGAACCTTCAAACCAGAATACGGAAGAGTCTCCCTCAAATGCAAGAATATGAGTAGCTATGCGGTCAAGGAACCAGCGGTCATGAGATATAACCATTACGCAGCCGCCGAAGTTGTTCAAGCCTTCCTCCAGCGCACGCATGGTGTTGACGTCAAGGTCGTTGGTCGGTTCGTCAAGCAGCAGTACGTTGCCGCCTTCCTGCAGCATGAGTGCAAGGTGAACCCTGTTGCGTTCACCACCGGAAAGGACCTTGCATTTTTTCTGCTGCTCGGAGCCGGTCAGGTTGAACTTGCCGACATAAGCGCGGGCATTGATTTCACGATCACCCAGTTTAACGAATTCGTTTCCGCCGGAAATTACATCGTACACTGATTTTTCGGGATCAAGTGCGTCGCGATGCTGGTCAACGTGAGTCACCTGAACTGTTTCACCGACGATGACTTCACCCTGATCAGGCTGTTCCTGCCCTGCGATCATTTTGAACATGGTGGTCTTACCGGCACCGTTGGGACCGATAATCCCTACAATGGCTCCGGCAGGAATCATGAAGCTGGTATCTTCGAGAAGCAGCTTGTCGCCAGCCTGTTTGTGTACGCCTTTCAGTTCAATAACCTGTTTTCCGAGGCGCGGTCCCGGTGGGATGTAGAGTTCCAGTTCGCGTGAGTATT is a window of Maridesulfovibrio sp. DNA encoding:
- the pdxA gene encoding 4-hydroxythreonine-4-phosphate dehydrogenase PdxA, which translates into the protein MKKNICITLGDPNGLGPELVCRLLSERKTDRAYLMIGPENGLLYHLDKLGLEKFYTVLDDPEQIVDAEPGYYLYSPAVLNDFELQVGKAEPEGGRCAGEAMETAMDLLNRKVLAGLVTCPLNKAMLQLAGFDFPGHTEFLATRSGVGRENVCMHLGGPKLKVSLVTTHPRFTDIPGLVTEERILRCIELTDGLVKSLGLDKPIAVCGLNPHAGESGRIGDEEINVIEPAIAQARAKGFDVEGPFPGDTVFYFAAQGEFSAVLAMYHDQGLAPLKLLHFSEAVNITLGLPFPRTSPDHGTGYDITGTGKASLKSFKVAMDCAEMMVDA
- a CDS encoding methyl-accepting chemotaxis protein: MSWVSRSLSRVILLPIIISILVGIGGLVIYVQDSSYKIVLENSMESAASQTSIIASSLNLFITDTVAVVKSLSRLDAVDDIFKGKTASARNLFKETMLNNDVIWAVLAFDRNGMILSGLTNQGTDLEGVDISSRDYVKAVLQGQDTYITKSVFRSKTDKSLLFGASAAVKDERGNVLGGVAVFGDWMKFANLFVKPVVVGTEGYGVVTDSSGVVLYHPSEKLILEDLSSYNFMKKALAAGNGKEFYDWHGRNKAMIFKTDPKTGWVVMLTAYESDMASAAVMQRNVLIVVGLLIVLVVFGIVYFSVRKLVVVPVGEGMRVAGKMADGDLTESVASNSPNEIGRLMRSLGSMISSLRDVVVGVKSAAEQVAAGSEEVSASAQHLSAGATEQAASVEQVAASINQMTGNISKNTELAEETRGIAIKTAREAEEGGAAVSRTVNAMQEIAEKTSIIEEIARQTNLLALNAAIEAARAGEHGKGFAVVASEVRKLAERSGGAAGEIRELTGSSLEVAEKAKLVLDKMIQDINRNEEMVAEVAAGNREQYEGGKQISKAITQLDEVVQRNAAFAEELSSTSEELSAQAVKLQDTMDFFTVREYGSRRTDSIGTESEKMPALKRGYEKF
- a CDS encoding ABC transporter substrate-binding protein, whose product is MNLRSFKICVVISFLLLGLNAGNLHADNIVYLTSLEWPPYVGQLLPGKGTSAVTVRKAFAAMGYDLRILFLPWKRTMHKVDTDSKVIGYFPEYYSRDRAEKYIFSNSYGCSPIGLLERKKNPAAWETVDDLAGLRVGFVSGYVNTRELDDAIANGTIKADFTSTDKSNIMKLIKGRIDYAVVDPMVYRYMAETDPEVKKYNNLVQIKPRNFGVNELFVAFRKDRQGRFYARIFNEGLKKIGIGNSCENDDKTISSQ
- a CDS encoding GGDEF domain-containing protein; this encodes MVKFNFWGEFCDSDLEESFQNKQWPSVRFRLLFLYVITIATCVAGVYSDFYDLGLGSGFHTVLVGRAWACFFGMFAFVFLLVDKVRPGLQYSAMALCMFSFLLMESLELLVKASAIGSLSVPSTVFVVMAYYILLPPRLLPSITAAFAGSIMYLYALSTVVPIQSGTFINSSSYFFIVNSFGLFFLSTFGRSLRREYAAIKDLKRLVEFDELTGVYSRRKVLEAGGDLFKSALRFDHKLAVLLMDIDHFKKVNDDHGHHAGDAVLKETTRRCSELLREVDYFGRLGGEEFVIILPHSSLFDGVKVAERLRRCIRERMFQVDESYLPASISVGVAELDEHENFAALLQDADEQLYRAKNSGRNQVCPAMLRVIKPPLKPVEICVE